From Methanocellales archaeon, a single genomic window includes:
- a CDS encoding AAA family ATPase, with protein MKICITGKGGVGKTTFAGTLARMLARDGFDVIAIDADPAQNLHSTLGIDKGKVRELVPLAEMGDLIEERTGASPDVYGAVFKLNPKVSDLPRKLWMDAPDGVKFILMGTVKKGGSGCTCPANVMLKTFLKQVLSGEQDVIVDMEAGVEHLGRGTAKYADALIAVTEATPNSMEVVKKIMNLAGDIGLEKTYVIGNKVADEEEEKFINENFDNILGIIPFDYKVREAEMGGEALVNFPTSKAFKAISEIKNRLVKEIFCEKSKIQGR; from the coding sequence ATGAAAATATGCATCACTGGAAAAGGAGGAGTCGGAAAGACGACTTTTGCTGGAACCTTAGCCAGGATGCTTGCCAGAGATGGCTTTGACGTGATAGCCATAGACGCAGACCCTGCCCAGAATCTCCACTCAACCCTGGGGATAGACAAGGGGAAAGTTAGGGAATTGGTGCCCCTGGCAGAAATGGGAGACCTAATCGAGGAGAGGACCGGTGCATCCCCGGATGTTTATGGAGCGGTATTCAAACTAAACCCGAAGGTTTCCGACTTGCCCCGGAAGTTATGGATGGATGCACCGGATGGCGTAAAGTTCATTTTGATGGGGACCGTCAAAAAGGGGGGCTCCGGCTGTACATGCCCGGCCAACGTGATGTTAAAAACCTTTCTAAAGCAGGTGCTCTCGGGAGAGCAGGATGTGATAGTGGACATGGAAGCGGGTGTCGAGCATTTGGGCAGGGGAACTGCAAAATATGCGGATGCATTGATAGCCGTGACTGAAGCGACGCCCAACTCGATGGAGGTCGTTAAAAAAATAATGAATCTGGCAGGGGATATCGGGTTGGAAAAAACTTACGTGATCGGAAATAAGGTTGCAGATGAGGAGGAAGAAAAGTTTATAAACGAGAATTTTGATAACATCTTGGGCATCATTCCCTTCGATTATAAAGTCAGGGAGGCTGAGATGGGCGGGGAGGCTTTGGTTAATTTCCCGACATCGAAAGCCTTCAAAGCTATCTCGGAAATCAAAAACAGACTTGTAAAGGAGATATTTTGTGAAAAAAGCAAGATTCAAGGTCGATG
- a CDS encoding dockerin type I repeat-containing protein, whose translation MKIGKGTILAMLLVCIAMVILVMPVQAYTTEVHVVKYASDETTILNETNVTYQWMRDNLPIMDEGNLYGTTYTHHYFQGPTFDLGNLWDPPESVNVDSRDYGAVAGTDVKDLCELVGGMSPGDRVKIKSPDGFYKWFDYAVAYNDHGNETLDSRQGPMVLAWYNGEESITGEHQGVGYPDTGYTVGMRLHFFADTSTNPWGYHAFGLWDMHECMDEQYWHYYYDGTLWPSSSGLSVKWVGSILIYSNESPQGLLGDVNNDGVVNVLDATKVKNRAGNPFYPLDDEWAADVNSDGIINVLDATKVKNRAADPNYPW comes from the coding sequence ATGAAAATTGGGAAAGGGACGATACTGGCAATGCTGTTGGTATGCATTGCAATGGTGATTTTAGTGATGCCCGTTCAGGCATATACGACGGAAGTGCACGTGGTAAAGTATGCCTCGGATGAAACGACTATACTGAACGAGACGAATGTGACCTATCAGTGGATGAGAGACAACCTGCCCATCATGGACGAAGGGAACCTTTACGGTACTACTTACACGCACCACTACTTCCAGGGCCCCACCTTTGATCTGGGAAATCTCTGGGATCCGCCAGAGAGTGTCAACGTGGATAGCAGGGATTACGGAGCTGTTGCCGGGACGGATGTCAAGGACCTGTGCGAGTTAGTGGGGGGCATGTCTCCCGGCGATAGGGTGAAGATCAAGTCACCTGACGGCTTCTACAAGTGGTTCGACTACGCCGTCGCCTACAACGACCACGGCAACGAAACGCTGGACAGCAGACAGGGACCGATGGTCCTCGCCTGGTATAACGGCGAGGAATCAATCACAGGTGAGCACCAAGGCGTGGGCTATCCCGATACAGGCTATACTGTGGGCATGAGGCTCCACTTCTTCGCTGATACTAGTACGAATCCCTGGGGTTATCATGCATTCGGTCTTTGGGACATGCACGAGTGCATGGATGAACAATACTGGCATTACTATTACGACGGCACCTTATGGCCGTCCTCAAGTGGCCTCTCGGTGAAATGGGTCGGCTCTATTTTGATCTACAGCAATGAGTCGCCCCAAGGTCTCCTAGGCGATGTTAACAATGATGGCGTGGTGAACGTGCTCGATGCGACCAAGGTGAAGAACCGTGCCGGCAACCCCTTCTATCCCCTGGATGACGAATGGGCCGCAGATGTCAACAGCGACGGCATCATAAACGTGCTCGATGCGACGAAGGTGAAGAACCGTGCCGCAGATCCGAACTATCCTTGGTAA